One genomic window of Eggerthella timonensis includes the following:
- a CDS encoding outer dense fiber protein 1 — protein sequence MVRGIAARRKRYVEVEATFLEDGRILPRAVVWHDGRRFPVRAILGVRRCASLKVGGSGVRYDVLVGHAHTFLFHEDPRWFVEEIVPEPADPPPDDASGAWGA from the coding sequence ATGGTGCGGGGGATCGCGGCGCGGCGGAAGCGGTACGTGGAGGTGGAGGCGACGTTCCTCGAGGACGGGCGCATCCTTCCGCGCGCCGTGGTGTGGCACGACGGGCGGCGGTTCCCCGTGCGCGCCATCCTGGGCGTGCGACGGTGCGCGTCGCTCAAGGTGGGCGGTTCGGGCGTGCGCTACGACGTGCTGGTGGGCCATGCGCACACGTTTCTGTTCCACGAGGACCCGCGCTGGTTCGTCGAGGAGATCGTTCCCGAGCCCGCCGACCCGCCTCCCGACGACGCCAGCGGCGCCTGGGGCGCGTGA
- a CDS encoding HigA family addiction module antitoxin codes for MTTTDGCISTPGEILKEEFLDPLGISQYRLAKAIGKPQSAVSDIVHGKRAITPEMACLIGKALGTTPDFWLRLQTTYQIKALEGREFPDVEVLVR; via the coding sequence TTGACTACCACTGACGGGTGCATTTCCACTCCGGGAGAAATACTCAAAGAAGAGTTCCTCGACCCATTGGGCATATCGCAGTACCGCCTTGCCAAAGCCATCGGGAAGCCGCAATCGGCCGTCTCCGACATCGTTCACGGAAAACGCGCCATCACGCCCGAAATGGCCTGCCTCATCGGCAAAGCGCTGGGTACCACGCCCGACTTCTGGCTGCGCCTCCAGACGACGTACCAGATCAAAGCACTCGAGGGACGGGAATTTCCCGATGTCGAGGTGCTGGTGCGCTAA
- a CDS encoding type II toxin-antitoxin system RelE/ParE family toxin yields MLDAAEASGSLNDLRIPPSNRLERLEGDRAGRYSIRVNRQWRLRFTWTEYGIEGVEFVDYH; encoded by the coding sequence ATGCTCGACGCCGCCGAGGCGTCAGGCTCCCTCAACGATTTGCGGATTCCCCCGAGCAACAGGCTCGAACGCCTCGAGGGCGATCGAGCCGGCCGGTACAGCATCAGGGTGAATCGGCAGTGGCGACTGCGCTTCACCTGGACCGAGTACGGGATCGAAGGAGTTGAGTTCGTTGACTACCACTGA
- a CDS encoding GNAT family N-acetyltransferase — MHIETPAERTPELVAALTDVWERSVRATHDFLSEDDVAELRPEVGPAIEGVAALAVAYADGAPCGFAGVQDGKLEMLFVAPEARGRGAGRALLAHAVECEGATTLDVNEQNPQALGFYEHAGFRVEGRSPLDAAGRPFPLLHMRLGA, encoded by the coding sequence GTGCATATCGAAACGCCTGCCGAGCGGACGCCCGAGCTGGTGGCGGCTCTGACCGACGTGTGGGAGCGGTCGGTGCGCGCCACGCACGACTTCCTCTCCGAAGACGACGTCGCAGAACTGCGCCCCGAGGTGGGCCCGGCCATCGAAGGCGTCGCCGCGCTGGCGGTGGCGTACGCCGACGGCGCGCCGTGCGGGTTCGCGGGCGTGCAGGACGGCAAGCTGGAGATGCTGTTCGTGGCCCCGGAGGCGCGCGGGCGCGGGGCGGGGCGCGCGCTCTTGGCGCACGCCGTCGAATGCGAGGGTGCGACGACGCTCGACGTGAACGAGCAGAACCCGCAGGCGCTCGGCTTCTACGAGCATGCCGGCTTCCGCGTGGAGGGCCGCTCGCCCCTCGACGCCGCCGGTCGGCCGTTTCCGCTGCTGCATATGCGCCTCGGCGCCTGA
- a CDS encoding TfoX/Sxy family protein, whose amino-acid sequence MTTSKEYLAYVLDLLAEVPGVSHRAMMGEYLLYADGKLFGGIYDERLLVKDVPTARSLLCVEAIPYEGAKPMLLVDGENPGEIARLVEAMLPELPAPKPRKRAASAAAKTKGR is encoded by the coding sequence ATGACTACGAGTAAAGAGTACCTCGCTTACGTCCTCGACCTGCTGGCAGAGGTACCGGGCGTGTCCCATCGCGCCATGATGGGCGAGTACCTGCTGTACGCCGACGGCAAGCTGTTCGGCGGCATCTACGACGAGCGTCTGCTCGTGAAGGACGTGCCGACGGCGCGCAGCCTACTGTGCGTCGAGGCGATCCCCTACGAGGGCGCCAAGCCCATGCTGCTCGTGGACGGCGAGAACCCGGGCGAGATCGCGCGTCTCGTGGAGGCCATGCTGCCCGAGCTGCCCGCCCCGAAGCCCCGCAAACGCGCGGCCTCCGCGGCTGCGAAGACGAAGGGCCGGTGA
- a CDS encoding sugar O-acetyltransferase, with translation MSTPEHDGRTSRNERMRAQLASGAWTDAADASLMRDHERAVAVMRRYNTDPDLDDAAREALLRELFGAFGEHSSVTTGAQVDYGYNIRVGKRCFFNYNCVFLDGAPITFGDDVWVGPNCTFVTPLHPLVGRERAMRIDEDGASHVWERDLPITVGSDVWIASNVTVNPGVTIGEGAVIGSGSVVTKDVPPRTIAFGNPCRAVRAITEDDSIEDALAAAGLLAR, from the coding sequence ATGAGCACTCCCGAGCACGATGGGCGCACCTCCCGCAACGAGCGCATGCGCGCGCAGCTGGCGTCGGGCGCATGGACCGACGCCGCCGATGCCTCGCTCATGCGCGACCATGAGCGCGCCGTGGCCGTCATGCGGCGCTACAACACCGATCCGGATCTCGACGACGCGGCGCGCGAGGCGCTGCTGCGCGAGCTGTTCGGCGCGTTCGGCGAGCACTCGTCTGTCACCACGGGCGCCCAGGTCGACTACGGGTACAACATCCGCGTGGGCAAGCGCTGCTTCTTCAACTACAACTGCGTGTTCCTGGACGGCGCGCCCATCACGTTCGGCGACGACGTGTGGGTGGGGCCGAACTGCACGTTCGTCACGCCGCTGCACCCCCTCGTGGGCCGCGAGCGCGCGATGCGCATCGACGAGGACGGCGCGTCCCACGTGTGGGAGCGCGACCTGCCCATCACTGTGGGCAGCGACGTGTGGATCGCCAGCAACGTCACCGTGAACCCGGGCGTGACCATCGGCGAGGGCGCGGTCATCGGGTCGGGCAGCGTGGTGACGAAAGACGTGCCGCCGCGCACCATCGCGTTCGGCAACCCCTGCCGGGCAGTGCGCGCCATCACCGAGGACGACAGCATCGAGGACGCGCTGGCGGCCGCAGGCCTGCTGGCACGATAG